From Pseudomonas poae, the proteins below share one genomic window:
- a CDS encoding heptose kinase: MAGWNLEPAYANLADDFGSLEAVFALQGERLTRDPLSEVIRVERGGVNYYVKRYTGAGKGLRRYLGKPRVKSEWQNLKRFAKWGIPTADVVAWGLERNGLAYDRGAMITRELPRTEDLSVLAERNDARLRDPKWVDAVSRQLAEYTRTMHEHRFTHNDLKWRNLLIDDQSTLYLIDCPNGDFWRGFWLKYRITKDLACLDKVAKYHLSATQRLRFYMQYRQRRHLSASDKQRIRHVVKFFEGRE; encoded by the coding sequence ATGGCGGGTTGGAACCTGGAACCTGCTTACGCCAACCTGGCGGATGATTTTGGAAGCCTCGAAGCGGTGTTTGCCCTGCAAGGCGAGCGCCTGACCCGCGACCCGCTGTCGGAAGTGATCCGGGTGGAGCGCGGCGGGGTCAATTACTACGTCAAGCGCTACACCGGCGCCGGCAAGGGCTTGCGCCGCTACCTTGGCAAGCCGCGGGTCAAGTCCGAATGGCAGAACCTCAAGCGCTTCGCCAAGTGGGGCATCCCCACCGCTGACGTGGTGGCCTGGGGTCTTGAGCGCAACGGCCTGGCCTATGACCGTGGCGCGATGATCACCCGCGAGTTGCCGAGGACAGAAGACCTCTCCGTGCTGGCCGAGCGGAACGATGCGCGGCTGCGCGACCCCAAATGGGTCGACGCGGTCAGCCGCCAGCTCGCCGAATACACGCGGACCATGCACGAGCACCGGTTTACCCATAACGACCTGAAGTGGCGCAACCTGCTGATCGACGACCAGTCGACCCTGTACCTGATCGACTGCCCCAACGGCGATTTCTGGCGCGGCTTCTGGCTCAAGTACCGGATCACCAAGGACCTGGCCTGCCTGGACAAGGTGGCCAAGTATCACCTGTCGGCCACCCAGCGCCTGCGTTTTTACATGCAGTACCGCCAGCGCCGGCACCTGAGTGCGTCGGACAAGCAGCGTATTCGCCACGTGGTGAAGTTTTTCGAGGGGCGCGAATGA